One window of the Procambarus clarkii isolate CNS0578487 chromosome 27, FALCON_Pclarkii_2.0, whole genome shotgun sequence genome contains the following:
- the LOC123762559 gene encoding neurofilament heavy polypeptide — protein MPDRRRQRQQRVRHDAGGNQPSVGDSNREPEVGNTQPAKVQRPAGSGVAYAEPKEYESVTIMPDKEVAEPQTYRRREVISNWSRYEEISTDEPEEGEDYLLGEDFSQILEQQANSGGGHLRLKGESLWNETETGILTSHGLGALHVADLVASINTVPLYTQLNIPEESLPESVIEFYTQLADDNRKLYQPSNSYSDCLDINDKILQSLKISDTEPLDLVNEDLETSQCTKSAIDVALSLTSAFAPEPEDVDLDTLLHEPTVENPSPVHQPSPVKEPSPVKEPSPVKEPSPVKEPSPVKEPSPVKEPSPVKEPSPVKEPSPVKERSPVKEPSPMKEPSPVKEPSLEKGASLEKQRIPEKQRNTQKKRNPQKQPSSEKQLSPGDQPCPQKEPSPVSNRQPTPVKEVPSEPSKSEDVKEARQPKVRKQKANSQKDKAKEKSPTSFEFGLSKTAMNDVKPSAEFNFGLAKADVSSNPKSSKTNKNVTNNVPLDILNLQEPETTEELPEGPTIDLDAPVEPSKPVLLISKTEAEDLEDWLDSVLDD, from the exons ATGCCAGATCGCCGACGTCAACGCCAGCAGCGTGTtcgtcatgatgctggtg GTAACCAGCCTTCAGTGGGGGACAGTAATAGGGAGCCAGAAGTAGGGAACACTCAGCCTGCTAAAGTTCAAAGACCAGCGGGAAGTGGTGTGGCTTATGCTGAACCAAAAGAGTACGAGTCTG taacaaTTATGCCAGATAAGGAAGTGGCTGAACCTCAAACATATCGTAGACGAGAGGTCATAAGCAATTGGTCTCGATATGAGGAAATATCAACAGATGAGCCAGAAGAAGGGGAGGACTATCTGCTTGGTGAAGACTTCTCTCAAATCTTAGAACAGCAAG CAAATTCTGGAGGTGGGCACTTGCGATTGAAGGGGGAGTCTTTGTGGAATGAGACAGAGACTGGCATCCTCACCTCACATGGTTTGGGAGCCCTGCATGTTGCCGACCTTGTTGCTTCTATCAACACTGTTCCACTTTATACACAGCTCAACATACCAGAAGAGTCACTCCCA GAATCGGTTATTGAGTTTTATACACAGTTAGCTGATGACAATAGGAAGCTCTACCAGCCCAGCAACAGTTACAGTGACTGTCTTGATATTAATGATAAAATCCTCCAAAGTTTAAAAATAAGTGACACTGAGCCACTGGACTTGGTCAATGAGGATCTTGAGACCAGTCAGTGCACAAAGAGTGCAATAGATGTCGCCTTATCACTTACTAGTGCCTTTGCCCCAGAGCCTGAGGAtgttgaccttgacacactgttACATGAACCTACTGTAGAAAATCCAAGTCCTGTTCATCAACCCAGTCCAGTGAAGGAGCCCAGTCCAGTGAAGGAGCCCAGTCCAGTGAAGGAGCCCAGTCCAGTGAAGGAGCCCAGTCCAGTGAAGGAGCCCAGTCCAGTGAAGGAGCCCAGTCCAGTGAAGGAGCCCAGTCCAGTGAAGGAGCCCAGTCCAGTGAAGGAGCGCAGTCCAGTGAAGGAGCCCAGTCCAATGAAGGAGCCCAGTCCAGTGAAGGAGCCCAGTCTAGAAAAGGGAGCCTCTCTTGAAAAGCAGCGCATTCCAGAAAAGCAACGCAATACACAAAAGAAACGCAATCCACAAAAACAGCCCAGCTCTGAAAAGCAACTTAGTCCGGGAGATCAGCCCTGTCCACAAAAAGAGCCCAGTCCTGTTAGTAATAGGCAGCCTACACCTGTCAAAGAAGTGCCCAGTGAACCTAGCAAATCTGAAGATGTTAAGGAAGCTAGACAACCTAAAGTTCGTAAACAGAAAGCAAATTCTCAGAAGGATAAAGCTAAAGAAAAGAGCCCAACAAGCTTTGAGTTTGGTCTTTCAAAGACGGCTATGAATGATGTTAAACCTTCAGCAGAATTTAACTTTGGTTTAGCTAAGGCAGATGTTTCTTCAAATCCAAAATCCAGCAAGACAAATAAGAATGTAACAAACAATGTGCCATTAGATATTTTAAATCTGCAGGAACCAGAAACAACTGAAGAGTTACCTGAAGGTCCCACTATAGACCTGGATGCACCAGTTGAGCCAAGTAAACCTGTATTGCTAATAAGCAAAACCGAAGCAGAAGATCTTGAAGATTGGCTCGACTCTGTATTGGACGATTAA